The genomic interval TGCACGACTACTTGAGCTCCGGATTCGGCTCGCCCGCGCCTATACTGACCTGGGTTTTCCAGTGGTGATCGCAGGTGTCGACGATGGTGTGACAGTGTCTCTAGGCTCAGCCTGCCGCGAGTCACTGACTGCCGCAGCCGTCGCAGCGCTCAACGAAGCCTGGGCTTTTTATCCTGAGCGGCGGCGCGTCCGCGCTACCGGTCTACCTGTGCCCGACCGTATTCGTTCGGTTCTCGACCATGCACATCAGGTGTCGTTTCCAGAATGGACAACGCGGATCGACAAGCTGCTCGGCACAGATCAGCCATTATACGAGTACAGAGAGACAGACTTTGCGGCTACGCCTTCCGCCCTTGCCGCGCTTATCGACGCCGGTTTTGACCCGATCTGCATAAACACCACCCTTCCTGAGGTGCAAACATACGGTCTCACAGCCGTAACAGTTGTCGTCCCGGGACTCGTCCCTATCGACTTTGGATGGGACCGACAGCGAGCACAATTTATGGAACGCCCCGCTCACCTTTGCTATCAAGCAACAGGAGGAACCGTAAATCCCATAGAAAAAAAGTGCCACCCCTTTGCGTAGCTGTCCTGAGGTGGCACTCCTTATCTCCTTTTTCATCTTCTTTGCTGCCGCTTCGAGGCAACAAAAGCAAACAACGCAAACACAACAGTCCAAGCAGCAATGTTAGCTACCGCCCACCATAGGGGAGCAGATAGTGCAGCCCCATTCGCTATAGCTTCTTCAGAACCCGATATGGGAAAACGCGCTAGCTTATTAACTCCATACAGTGGCATAAAACGCGATATGGACAGCAAAACCCCACTAAGCGGGATAAACATATTGGACAAAAATGCACAGATTAATACGCCAAAGGAAGCAAGAGAAAGGGCAGCTTCACCGCGTATAAGCAGTGCCACTCCAAGTCCAAAAAATGCAAACGGCACTGCCGTAAGCCATGATGCTAAGAACGCCCAGCCCCATCGAATATCACCTTCTATCTGGGCCGATGTCAAAGCACCAATAACATACACGACAAGGACAGGGACGAAAGAAACGATCAACACCGTCAATACTTTGGTAGCAAGGTATTTCCCACCAACAAGAGGCGTCATCGCAAGCTGACGTCCCCAGCCTTTTTCCTGCTCCAGCGCCGACGTTGCCGCTAGAGTCGTGGCCACGGTAACAGAACCGTAGGAAGCCATTGATGCCATGATCGCCGCCCTGACGTTGCCATGACCTAAGTTTGCATCTCCATAACCTTGAATAGCACCAAAAAGAAGATACATTCCAGCCGGTAACAAGATGGCAAACACTAAATTTGCCGGGTTACGCACGATGCGCTTGACGTCTATGAGACCAAAACGAATATTCATGCTACGTCCTTTGCTTTACCATCGCGTGAATGAGTCAACTCAATAAATGCGTCTTCAAGCGATGTCGTTGAAACCAACAAGTCATAAGCAGAGGTGCGGTTAAGCAGGTACCGCGCAACATCGTCTGGATGCGTAGTGTCCAGCGTCATTCGATCACCGTTCATGCTTACGTTCTTAACCCCCGGTAATCCGGCGAGTTCTTTCATCGAGGCATGCGGAATGACGGCACTGACGGTTGCACCTCGCACTGAAGCCCTAATCTTTTCGATGGGACCGTCCGCAACGATTTTTCCTTCGCTGATAAAAATAACGCGTTCCGCAAAGTCGTCTGCTTCTTCGATGTAATGGGTAGCAAAGATAATCGTGCGGCCAGCATCCGCTTCCTCACGCATGATGCGCCAGAACTTCCGGCGTGCTTCAACGTCCAATCCTGCAGTGGGCTCATCTAAGATAAGCACTTGCGGATCTGAGAGCATGGCCAACGCAAAACGCAATCGCTGTTGCTGGCCCCCAGAGCATTTCCCTACTTTTCTGCGAGCAAAACTAGACAGATCCCAACGCTTAATCATGTCTTTTACCCGTCCGCGCGCTCCATGTGCGGCGGCAACTGCCTGAATAGTTTCCCGCACTGTGAAGTCGGGAAGCAACCCACCAGACTGAAGCACTGCTTGGCACCGGCCAGAGCAGGTAGCTTTTTGCGGAGGCTCACCAAGTACATTCACCTGACCAGAATCAGGCGAGCTGAGTCCCAAAATCATGTCGATCGTTGTGGATTTTCCAGCACCGTTTGGACCCAAAAAAGCAACAATCTGGCCCTGTGGGACGCTAAACGACACCCGATCGACGGCAACAAGCCTACGTTGGCCGTGCCGGTGGAACGACTTAGTAAGTGCGGAGACTTGAATGACTGGCGTACTCATAAACTTATGCTAGCCGATCATTTAGCTAATAAAAAGGGTATATATCACTTAAAATAATGAGTGACGTTGAGTCAATAAACCTTGCTACTTCTGCGCTCAAGTTCTCATAGAAAACCACGGCAGAGGTACCATCCACCTTTTCGCTTATCCCCTTTGCACTTACTTATCAAACTCCCGGCTATGGTAATCCGCCGCCGCACCCTGTTCGCCCGAGTTCATTCTTGCCAGCATCTGGTTATAGGCAGCGAAATCCTCATCGTCATCCGACTCAATCCGCTTCTCAATCTCACGCTCCGTTCGACGGTCTTCCTTCAGCCATTCCATAAACAACGCACCGAAAACGATGACCAACGGGAAGGCTCCAGAGGCCCATGCAATGCCGCCGCCAACGTTTTGGTCATGCATCAGATCAACTGCCCACGGCAAACCGAGCTGAGAGTAAAAGCCTTCTGCCAAGATTTTAGAAAGCTGCATAAGGTACACGCCGAAGTACAGGTGGAAAGGCATCGAGAAAACCAACCATCCAAGACGGGATAGTACCGAATTATTCACCGGCTTAGGGTCTCCGCCGATCATTTCCCAATAATAAAGCGTCCCGGACAGCAAGAAGACCCAGTTCATAGAGAGATGACCCGCATGCTCGGAAACCATCACCTCATACCAAGGGGTGACGTATAAGAGATAGAAAATGGTAACAAACTGAATTGTGTTAAATGCTGGGTGCATGACCACACGCAGCGTTTTTGAATCAATAAATTGTTCCAGCCATTCCTTAGGCCCTGGCTGAGCTTCCGCCCCCGGTCGCAGCGTCGCAAGAGCAAGCTGAAGCGGATTTCCCAGCACTAAAAAGACTGGGATAACCATCGATAGGACCATATGCGTCACCATGTGCATGGAGAACATAGCCGGCATATAGAGCCCCACGCCCGAACTCATACAAAGGCTAAGGCTTATACTCCCCAACAAGAACCAAAATGTGCGTTGCCACTTCCATTGTTTCCCTTGTGCCCGAAGCCGCAGGAGTCCCACAACATACGCCACGGTAAGCACAATTCCCAAGGTGGTAAACATAATGTCAAAACGCCAGACCGTCCATACATTCCAGAATGTAGGCGCCTTGGTGAGGTCATAACCCATGATGATCGACATCTGGGAAAGATCAGTCACCCGAGGCGGAGGCGGCGGTGTTCTCCCCAATGAGATAGCAACTCCCATGATCGCAGCCATGACAAGCACTTCGACTATCGCGACGCGAGCAAAAAGCCCCCGAGTGTCCTCGCTTTTTTGAAGCTGGGGGACGGTAATTGCGCGATGGACAAAACCAAACACCGCCAAAATAATCGTGATGATGGCCTTAGCGACGATCAACCTGCCATATCCACTAGTAAACAAATCCTCCACACGCACTCGGATAGCTGCGTTGATCACACCAGAGATCGACATAGCAACAAGCGACCATAAAGCCACCTGCGAATAGCGCGACACCGCAAGCCCCAGATCCGGCCCCAAGCGCCTACCGTGCGCAATCAAAGCCATAAGGCCGCCAACCCACAGCAGCATAAAAAGCAAATGCCATAAAAGAGAGTTCGTCCCATAATCGTGATCGCCGCCGGCGGCCGAGTGCCCTTCCAACCCCAATGGGATGATCGTGGCGATTGCCCCAACAAACCACACAGGTTGGGACTTCCAACGCTTACTCAATAATGACAAACCACCGACAATGCCAGAGATAATCGCCGTCCATAGCCACGCCAACGCTGCCGGAACTTTGGTAATAGCGATTGGCCAGTTATGTAACTGTACGGCTTGAGAAAACGGCTGGCCGGAGACGTCGGAAAGCACAAGTGGAATCATGAGGACCGCAATAGCGCCGAAACAAAGCACGGCAACAGAACCGGTTCGTGCCGCGATATGCCCATCGACGCTCAACTCCGCACGATCCAACGAGGCGTTTGCGCGAGGGGAAACAAAAAAGGCCGAAAACATAAACGAACCCACACCAAGAGCTGCAAGCATCCAACCTGCAGCACGAAAAAACGGCAACCCTGCAGTGGTCACCGGCCCGGGGTCTGGAATTCCCAATGCGGCCAGGGATTCACTAAGAAAACCCCATGAAATTAACGCCCCCACAAGGCCCGCAACCACCAAAAAAGCAAGATACAACGGCCATGTGACTCGAACCACGGGGGAGGAAGCATTCGACATAGTTTTCTAGCCTAACCGTTTCCGCTTAAGCTGCACGCTTTTAACGCATTTTTCTAGGCACGACGCCAAAACCAAACAAGATGGAAGAGAATTCCAACAGCACGCTTAACCAAACAAAAGTTTAACCTTCGCCACATTAAGCGAAATGGATGAAACAAATTACAGTTATAGGCCTTTGTTAAGCTACCCTACTTCTTAGTGCCACAGGCTGAATTGTCATACGGAAGGATATTTCCACGTGAGTCCCCGCTTATCCCTTATGAACCGGGAAAATACATTGTTGCGGTCATATCCTTTGCGTTCCCTTAATCAAACATGCTTCAGAAGCCTTGCCCATAGGTGTATGGGCAGCTCTCTCATCGCATAGCAGTTCGACGGTGTGCTGCACGTTGCTCCCAGCATCGAACACGCACAGGCACCCATAATTGAACATTTTTGTAATGCACGGCCACGCGATGTGCCGCTCGACTCTCTTACTGCAGCTTTTATCAGAGAACGAATCACATCCAGCCAAATAAGACTCGGTTTCTTGATCGGCAAGCGCCCTCAATTTTCTCGCTTGCTCATCGACACAGCCCCAAAGTGGAAGGTCATTGCACATGAGCAATCCAGTTCCCACAATCGAAGCACCCCCAAAGGGCGTGGAGTACATTCACGGAGATACAGCGCCGCTGCCCGTGGGTGTTAAAGACTCGCGCCCACTGTCCCTCAAATCGCGCATCATACTTATTGTCATCGCCCTCATCGCCGCTGCAGGCTGGGGCGTCATTGCCTTCGCCCGAGGTGAAACGATCAACGCTGTGTGGCTCGTCTTCGCAGCAGTTGGCTCGTACTTCATCGCCTACGCATTCTGGGCACGACTTATTGAATACAAGGTAGTCCGGCCACGCGATGATCGTGCTACCCCAGCCGAATACATCAACGACGGAAAGGACTTTGTTCCTACAGACCGTCGCGTGCTCTTTGGTCACCACTTTGCTGCTATTGCCGGCGCTGGTCCACTGGTGGGCCCGGTTATGGCTGCGCAGATGGGCTATCTGCCAGGCACACTCTGGATCGTTCTCGGTGTTATCTTCGCCGGTGCTGTACAGGACTACCTCGTCCTTTGGATTTCCACACGTCGCCGCGGCCGCTCACTCGGCCAGATGATCCGCGATGAAATGGGAACCGTAGGCGGCGCCGCCGGAATCTTGGCCGTTATTACCATCATGGTCATCATCATTGCGGTTCTTGCCCTTGTTGTTGTTAACGCGCTTGCCGACTCCCCATGGGGCGTGTTCTCCATTTCCATGACGGTTCCGATCGCAATCTTCATGGGCATTTACATGCGCTACATCCGCCCCGGACGAGTCACCGAGGTTTCGGTTATCGGTGTGGTTCTGCTTCTTCTCGCCATCATCTCCGGCGGTTGGGTAGCCTCCACCGAGTGGGGAACCGACTGGTTCACCTGGTCCAAGGTCACACTGGCATGGGTCCTCATCGGCTACGGCATCGTGGCCGCCATCCTGCCCGTGTGGTTGCTCCTTGCCCCACGCGACTACTTGTCCACCTTTATGAAGGTCGGCGTGATCGCCCTTTTGGCAATCGCCATCGTGATCAATCGACCCGAGGTTCATATGCCCGCGATCACCGATTTCGCGCGCAACGGAAACGGCCCAGTCTTTGCAGGTAATCTCTTCCCATTCCTCTTTATCACCATCGCTTGTGGCGCCCTATCGGGCTTCCACTCGCTCATTTCTGCGGGAACAACGCCGAAACTGATTGAAAAGGAATCCCAGATGCGCATGATTGGCTACGGCTCCATGCTCATGGAATCCTTCGTTGCCATCATGGCTCTCATCACCGCTGTGGTCATCGACCGTCACCTTTACTTTGTGATGAACTCCCCTGCGACCCTCACCGGACTCGATCCGGCACAGGCAGCCGCATTTGTCAACGGCCTCGGTCTTCCAGGCGCCGGTATCACCGCTGATGCGCTTACGCAGGCTGCCGACGCCGTGGGTGAAAGCACCATCATTTCACGTACCGGTGGCGCACCGACCTTGGCTTTCGGTATGTCACAAATTCTCACGGATATCACCGGCAACGCTGGAATGCAGTCCTTCTGGTACCACTTTGCCATCATGTTCGAGGCGCTCTTCATCCTCACCACCGTGGACGCTGGTACCCGTGTGGCTCGCTTTATGATGACAGACACCTTGGCCAACATCCCTGGCCTGAAGAAATTCGCCGATCCTAACTGGACCGTAGGCCACTGGCTCTCCACTGTCATTGTGTGCGCTCTCTGGGGCTCCATCCTCCTGATGGGAGTTACAGATCCACTAGGCGGCATCAACGTTCTCTTCCCACTCTTTGGTATTGCAAACCAGCTGCTTGCAGCTGTCGCGCTCTCACTTGTTGTGGTAGTAACCGTTAAGAAGGGCCTTCTCAAGTGGGTGTGGATCCCAGGACTACCTCTACTCTGGGATGTTGCAGTCACCATGACAGCTTCCTACCAGAAGATCTTCTCCGACAATCCCGCCATCGGATACTGGGCTCAGCACACACGCTACAAGAATGCACTCGCAGAAGGAAAGACTTCCTTTGGCACTGCAAAGTCGGTCGAGGCCATGGAGGCCGTCGTCAGGAACACCGCAGTCCAGGGCTTCTTGTCCGTGCTGTTCGCGGTGCTCGTGATCATCGTCCTCATTGCAGCTGCGGTAGTCTGTATTCGTGCATTGGGTCAGCTCAAGCGTGGCGAGGAAGTTCAGACTTCTGAAGAGCCATTCCACCAGTCCAATTTCTTCGCGCCATCGTCGCTTGGCACATCTGACGTAGAAAAAGTTCTGGTTGATGCGTGGAACGAATATGATCCACCTAAAGCACACGCCCACAGCCACCACTAGCATCCACTAACGAGGAACGATGGAGACTCTTTCAACAGCGCTGCGATGGGCAACTGCCCCGCTACGTTACTGGGGCGAGGTACTCGGAGAAAAAGACTACGAAAAATTCGTAGCCCACCAACGCGCCCACCATCCCCACGAATCGATTCCCAGCGAACGCGAATATTGGCGCCAGCGTTGGGCTGATCAAGATTCCAATCCGGGTTCCCGCTGCTGTTAGCGTCTGCTAAAAGACAAGGTCGAGACAGAGTTCTCGGCCTTTCTTTTGCCTCCCCCTCCTCAACTATGAGGAAAACACACGCCGTAGTATTATTTCCATCAATGCCTCCGTAGCTCAGTGGATTAGAGCAGTCGGCTTCTACCCGATTGGTCGCGGGTTCGAATCCTGCCGGGGGCGCTTTGTGAGGAGCCGGGACATTGTTAACACAATGTCCCGGCTCCTTTTGTGTTTGTTAGCAACTTTCCCCCACCACAACCTGCATTTCCATAGACAAAGGGGCAGTGCGTGGCCTGTTTTGAGGCTTTTGTCTATGGAAATGCAGGTTTGAGATCAAGATCCCCAAGGTTTTGTCGTTTTTGAGAACACTAGAAAACCTCACCTGGACTTTTAGACAGCACACTCCCGCTAGCGTTCTCAGAAACGACACTCCCAACACCACCAAGCGCCCCCGCTTTCCTCACACCCCAAAATACAGTAGATTTTAATTTGTTTTTAAGATAAAAACCTTATCTTTATAAGCATATTCATATAAATATATGGGAGGGTCCTATGCGCAAGTCTGGAGTCGTCAAACCGCTGGCAGTTATCGTTGCCTTCACAGCCATAACTCCCCTTTTATCTACGGCCCCCAGCGCTCTAGCTCGAGAAGCCTCGAACAACGCAATAACGGCCACAACTGATATAGCGGAAGGCGCGCGATTAATACGCCAAATCACGGTCAAAGATCCCAAGGGGACCACTCGGACCCCGTCTGACCCCACAACGGTCCACGCTTCCCACGGAGATACCGTGACCGTGAAGGTCACCATCGAATCAAAAGATAGAAATTCCCGCGGTTTTAGTGACTTCACAGAGCTAGTCCCTGCGGTAGGACAACTAAACAAGGAAGCCATCACCTACACAATCGACCAGCAGCCCCCTGCAAAACTCATCGAGAAAAGATGGGAAGTACAAGAGCAGTCCAATCAAATCAGGTTCAGAGATAAAGACCTCACAAACCTTCTTCTTGGAC from Corynebacterium ulcerans carries:
- a CDS encoding ABC transporter permease, whose amino-acid sequence is MNIRFGLIDVKRIVRNPANLVFAILLPAGMYLLFGAIQGYGDANLGHGNVRAAIMASMASYGSVTVATTLAATSALEQEKGWGRQLAMTPLVGGKYLATKVLTVLIVSFVPVLVVYVIGALTSAQIEGDIRWGWAFLASWLTAVPFAFFGLGVALLIRGEAALSLASFGVLICAFLSNMFIPLSGVLLSISRFMPLYGVNKLARFPISGSEEAIANGAALSAPLWWAVANIAAWTVVFALFAFVASKRQQRR
- a CDS encoding ABC transporter ATP-binding protein; this translates as MSTPVIQVSALTKSFHRHGQRRLVAVDRVSFSVPQGQIVAFLGPNGAGKSTTIDMILGLSSPDSGQVNVLGEPPQKATCSGRCQAVLQSGGLLPDFTVRETIQAVAAAHGARGRVKDMIKRWDLSSFARRKVGKCSGGQQQRLRFALAMLSDPQVLILDEPTAGLDVEARRKFWRIMREEADAGRTIIFATHYIEEADDFAERVIFISEGKIVADGPIEKIRASVRGATVSAVIPHASMKELAGLPGVKNVSMNGDRMTLDTTHPDDVARYLLNRTSAYDLLVSTTSLEDAFIELTHSRDGKAKDVA
- a CDS encoding cytochrome c oxidase assembly protein gives rise to the protein MSNASSPVVRVTWPLYLAFLVVAGLVGALISWGFLSESLAALGIPDPGPVTTAGLPFFRAAGWMLAALGVGSFMFSAFFVSPRANASLDRAELSVDGHIAARTGSVAVLCFGAIAVLMIPLVLSDVSGQPFSQAVQLHNWPIAITKVPAALAWLWTAIISGIVGGLSLLSKRWKSQPVWFVGAIATIIPLGLEGHSAAGGDHDYGTNSLLWHLLFMLLWVGGLMALIAHGRRLGPDLGLAVSRYSQVALWSLVAMSISGVINAAIRVRVEDLFTSGYGRLIVAKAIITIILAVFGFVHRAITVPQLQKSEDTRGLFARVAIVEVLVMAAIMGVAISLGRTPPPPPRVTDLSQMSIIMGYDLTKAPTFWNVWTVWRFDIMFTTLGIVLTVAYVVGLLRLRAQGKQWKWQRTFWFLLGSISLSLCMSSGVGLYMPAMFSMHMVTHMVLSMVIPVFLVLGNPLQLALATLRPGAEAQPGPKEWLEQFIDSKTLRVVMHPAFNTIQFVTIFYLLYVTPWYEVMVSEHAGHLSMNWVFLLSGTLYYWEMIGGDPKPVNNSVLSRLGWLVFSMPFHLYFGVYLMQLSKILAEGFYSQLGLPWAVDLMHDQNVGGGIAWASGAFPLVIVFGALFMEWLKEDRRTEREIEKRIESDDDEDFAAYNQMLARMNSGEQGAAADYHSREFDK
- a CDS encoding carbon starvation CstA family protein, whose product is MSNPVPTIEAPPKGVEYIHGDTAPLPVGVKDSRPLSLKSRIILIVIALIAAAGWGVIAFARGETINAVWLVFAAVGSYFIAYAFWARLIEYKVVRPRDDRATPAEYINDGKDFVPTDRRVLFGHHFAAIAGAGPLVGPVMAAQMGYLPGTLWIVLGVIFAGAVQDYLVLWISTRRRGRSLGQMIRDEMGTVGGAAGILAVITIMVIIIAVLALVVVNALADSPWGVFSISMTVPIAIFMGIYMRYIRPGRVTEVSVIGVVLLLLAIISGGWVASTEWGTDWFTWSKVTLAWVLIGYGIVAAILPVWLLLAPRDYLSTFMKVGVIALLAIAIVINRPEVHMPAITDFARNGNGPVFAGNLFPFLFITIACGALSGFHSLISAGTTPKLIEKESQMRMIGYGSMLMESFVAIMALITAVVIDRHLYFVMNSPATLTGLDPAQAAAFVNGLGLPGAGITADALTQAADAVGESTIISRTGGAPTLAFGMSQILTDITGNAGMQSFWYHFAIMFEALFILTTVDAGTRVARFMMTDTLANIPGLKKFADPNWTVGHWLSTVIVCALWGSILLMGVTDPLGGINVLFPLFGIANQLLAAVALSLVVVVTVKKGLLKWVWIPGLPLLWDVAVTMTASYQKIFSDNPAIGYWAQHTRYKNALAEGKTSFGTAKSVEAMEAVVRNTAVQGFLSVLFAVLVIIVLIAAAVVCIRALGQLKRGEEVQTSEEPFHQSNFFAPSSLGTSDVEKVLVDAWNEYDPPKAHAHSHH
- a CDS encoding YbdD/YjiX family protein, producing METLSTALRWATAPLRYWGEVLGEKDYEKFVAHQRAHHPHESIPSEREYWRQRWADQDSNPGSRCC